The Kroppenstedtia pulmonis genome has a segment encoding these proteins:
- a CDS encoding DUF378 domain-containing protein, protein MNGLSRIALILVIVGALNWLLVGLFQWDLVSALFGGNAFRESSGLSRVIYSLVGLAGIFAIKFLFDTREANRVD, encoded by the coding sequence GTGAATGGCTTATCCCGTATAGCTTTGATTTTAGTAATTGTAGGGGCGTTGAATTGGTTGTTGGTCGGGTTATTCCAATGGGATCTGGTTTCCGCTTTATTTGGCGGAAATGCTTTTCGTGAATCTTCCGGCTTAAGTCGAGTCATATACAGTTTGGTGGGGTTGGCGGGGATCTTTGCCATTAAGTTTTTGTTTGATACCAGAGAAGCGAATCGGGTTGACTGA
- the ispG gene encoding flavodoxin-dependent (E)-4-hydroxy-3-methylbut-2-enyl-diphosphate synthase produces the protein MFHRTQTRPVKVGNIQIGGNDQVVIQSMTMTKTHDIKATVNEINRLEEAGCQIVRVACPDMRAAEAIPHIKKEINIPLVADIHFDYRLALKAIEGGIDKIRINPGNIGKREKVEAVVKAAKERGIPMRIGVNAGSLEKRILEKYGYPTADGMVESALYHIGILEDLDFHDIVVSLKASDVPLAIEAYTKAAEVIKYPLHLGITESGTLFSGTVKSSAGMGAILSQGIGSTMRISLSADPVEEAKVARELLKTFGLAANAATLVSCPTCGRIEIDLISIANEVEEYIANINAPIKVSVLGCAVNGPGEAKEADIGIAGARGEGLLFRHGKTIRKIPEDQMVEELKKEIDKLAEEYKQKQEAEKQKA, from the coding sequence ATGTTTCATCGCACTCAGACACGACCCGTGAAGGTAGGTAACATCCAAATCGGCGGAAATGACCAAGTCGTGATCCAGAGTATGACCATGACCAAGACTCATGATATAAAGGCGACAGTGAATGAAATCAATCGCCTGGAGGAAGCAGGCTGCCAGATTGTACGTGTAGCTTGCCCGGATATGCGGGCTGCAGAGGCCATTCCGCATATTAAAAAAGAGATCAACATTCCCTTGGTGGCAGATATCCACTTTGATTATCGATTGGCCTTAAAAGCCATAGAAGGCGGAATCGATAAGATCCGGATCAATCCGGGAAACATTGGGAAAAGGGAAAAAGTAGAAGCTGTGGTGAAGGCAGCGAAAGAACGGGGCATTCCAATGCGGATTGGGGTAAATGCCGGTTCCCTGGAAAAACGGATTCTGGAAAAATACGGATACCCCACCGCGGACGGTATGGTGGAAAGTGCTCTTTACCACATTGGAATCTTGGAAGACCTGGATTTTCATGATATTGTCGTCTCCTTAAAAGCTTCCGATGTTCCTTTGGCCATTGAGGCTTATACCAAGGCGGCGGAAGTGATCAAATACCCGCTTCATTTGGGAATCACTGAATCAGGAACACTCTTTTCCGGTACAGTAAAAAGCTCTGCCGGGATGGGAGCGATTTTGTCCCAGGGGATTGGGTCTACGATGCGGATTTCCTTAAGCGCTGATCCGGTGGAAGAAGCGAAAGTGGCCCGGGAATTACTAAAGACCTTCGGTTTGGCAGCCAATGCGGCCACATTGGTCTCCTGCCCCACTTGCGGACGAATTGAAATCGATTTGATCAGTATCGCCAATGAAGTGGAGGAGTACATCGCCAATATCAACGCACCGATTAAGGTGTCTGTGTTGGGATGTGCGGTAAACGGACCCGGTGAGGCCAAAGAAGCCGATATTGGTATTGCCGGAGCTCGTGGTGAGGGTTTGCTGTTCCGCCATGGTAAAACGATTCGTAAGATCCCGGAAGATCAAATGGTGGAAGAGCTTAAAAAAGAAATTGATAAGTTAGCGGAAGAATACAAGCAAAAACAGGAAGCAGAAAAACAAAAAGCATAA
- a CDS encoding YkuS family protein yields the protein MPTHRVAVEKGLEAVGDYLQHQGYDVIQFQADETDTMDCDCCVISGMDKNVAGIEDVAFQGSVINANGMTPEEVGEKVRERIGEG from the coding sequence GTGCCAACACATCGGGTTGCAGTAGAGAAGGGCTTGGAAGCTGTGGGTGACTATCTCCAACATCAGGGTTATGACGTTATACAGTTTCAGGCTGATGAAACAGATACCATGGATTGTGATTGCTGTGTCATTTCAGGTATGGATAAGAATGTGGCAGGTATTGAAGATGTCGCCTTCCAGGGATCAGTTATCAATGCTAACGGAATGACACCGGAAGAAGTGGGAGAAAAGGTACGGGAACGAATCGGCGAGGGATAA